Proteins from a single region of Hordeum vulgare subsp. vulgare chromosome 6H, MorexV3_pseudomolecules_assembly, whole genome shotgun sequence:
- the LOC123403301 gene encoding flavonoid 3'-monooxygenase CYP75B4-like has protein sequence MEIPLPLLLSTLAISVTICYVIFFFFRSDKGCAPLPPGPRGWPVLGNLPQLGGKTHQTLHEMTRLYGPMFRLWFGSSLVVVAGSADMAKLFLRTHDAKFSSRPPNSGGEHMAYNYQDVVFAPYGPRWRAMRKVCAVNLFSARALDDLHSFREREAALMVRCLADSAAVGRVVALAKAANVCTTNALSRATVGLRVFATAGSELGAEDFNEIVLKLIEVGGILNVGDFVPALRWLDPQGVVAKMKKLHRRFDDMMNRIIAQRRAVSTTAGKDLLALLLAMVQEDKSLTGVEEDKIRDTDVKALILNLFVAGTDTTSITVEWAMAELIRHPHILKQAQEELDAVVGRDRLVLESDLPHLTFLNAVIKETFRLHPSTPLSLPRMAIEECEVAGHRIPKGTQLLVNVWGIARDPTLWPDPLEFRPARFLPGGSHAGVDVKGGDFGLIPFGAGRRICAGLSWGIRMVTVTTATLVHSFDWEMSAGQMPDMEETFSLLLQLAVPLMVHPVPRLLPSAYEIT, from the exons ATGGAAATCCCTCTCCCGTTGCTTCTCTCCACTTTGGCCATTTCCGTGACCATATGCtatgtcatcttcttcttcttccgctccGACAAGGGGTGTGCGCCGCTGCCGCCCGGGCCAAGGGGCTGGCCGGTGCTGGGAAACCTCCCACAGCTCGGCGGCAAGACGCACCAGACCTTGCACGAGATGACAAGGTTGTACGGCCCGATGTTCCGGCTCTGGTTCGGTAGCTCCCTCGTGGTGGTGGCCGGATCGGCCGACATGGCCAAGCTGTTCCTCCGCACCCACGACGCCAAGTTCAGCAGCCGGCCGCCCAACTCCGGCGGCGAGCACATGGCGTACAACTACCAGGACGTGGTCTTCGCGCCTTACGGCCCCCGGTGGCGCGCCATGCGCAAGGTGTGCGCCGTGAACCTCTTCTCTGCGCGCGCGCTTGACGACCTCCACAGCTTCCGTGAGCGGGAGGCCGCGCTAATGGTGAGGTGCCTCGCAGATTCCGCTGCTGTAGGCAGGGTGGTGGCGCTCGCCAAGGCGGCGAACGTTTGCACGACCAACGCCCTCTCAAGGGCGACGGTGGGACTCCGGGTGTTCGCCACCGCCGGCAGCGAGCTTGGGGCGGAGGACTTCAATGAGATCGTGCTGAAGCTGATAGAGGTGGGCGGGATTTTGAACGTCGGCGACTTCGTGCCGGCGCTCCGGTGGCTTGACCCGCAGGGGGTTGTTGCCAAGATGAAGAAACTGCACCGCAGGTTCGACGACATGATGAATAGGATAATCGCCCAGAGAAGGGCCGTGTCTACCACGGCCGGCAAGGacctgcttgccttgctgctcgcaATGGTGCAGGAAGATAAGTCCCTCACCGGCGTTGAGGAGGACAAGATCAGGGACACAGACGTCAAGGCTCTTATACTG AACTTGTTTGTGGCTGGGACAGACACGACATCAATCACAGTGGAGTGGGCGATGGCGGAGTTGATCCGACACCCCCACATCCTAAAGCAGGCGCAAGAAGAGTTGGACGCCGTCGTTGGCCGCGACAGGCTCGTCTTGGAGTCGGACCTGCCGCACCTCACCTTCCTTAACGCGGTCATCAAGGAGACTTTTCGGCTACACCCATCGACGCCGCTCTCGCTGCCACGGATGGCCATCGAGGAGTGCGAGGTCGCCGGCCACCGCATCCCCAAGGGGACACAACTTCTAGTGAATGTTTGGGGTATCGCCCGCGATCCGACCCTGTGGCCTGACCCACTAGAGTTCAGGCCCGCCCGGTTCCTCCCTGGAGGCTCGCACGCCGGCGTTGACGTCAAGGGAGGTGACTTCGGGCTGATACCATTTGGGGCCGGCCGGAGGATATGCGCCGGCCTTAGCTGGGGCATAAGGATGGTCACCGTGACGACCGCCACATTGGTGCACTCGTTCGACTGGGAGATGTCGGCAGGCCAGATGCCGGACATGGAGGAGACATTTTCTCTGCTGCTGCAGCTGGCCGTGCCGTTGATGGTCCACCCGGTGCCTAGGCTGCTCCCATCAGCATACGAAATCACATAG